A region of the Desulfobacter postgatei 2ac9 genome:
AAATAGCATCCGGTGCTTTGAAAAGTTTTTGAAATTGCGGCGTCATGGTTGATCCTTCCCTGATTTGATCTGCCAGATAGCGAAACGTCAGGGTAAAATCGGTTTTTTGACTCTGCATGAGAGCAAGCAGTTCCCCAAGAAGGGAAAAATCCTGGTCACCTGGTTTTTCTATTCCGATTTTTTTGAGCAAACCAACCTTTTGGGCGTGAAGAAATTCTTGTTCAAACGCAGTTAAGGTGGCATCAATCACATCCATTGCCTCTTCCTCTGTGTTACCTAAAAGCGCTTGTAAAGAAATGCCAAGAGCGTGCAGATTCCACTTCATAATGGCGCCCTGGTTGGCATAACGGTATCTTCCCATGGTATCAATGGAACTGAAGACCATGTTCGGGTCATAATAATCCATAAAGGCACAAGGCCCATAATCAATGGTCTCTCCTGAAATTGAGGTGTTGTCCGTATTCATGACCCCGTGAATAAATCCAAGCTGCATCCATTTGGCCACAAGCCTGGCCTGCCTTGTGGCAACCGATGAAAAAAATTGCCTGTATCGGTCTTTTGTTTCCAAAATTTCAGGGTAATGGCGGGCAATCACGTAATCGGCAAGCTCGCCAATTGCCGCTTCATCTCCCCGGGCGGCAAAATACTCGAAACTGCCCACCCGGACAAAACCCGATGCGACCCTGGTCATAACGCCGCCCGGATGTATCCCATCCTCGCGCAGGATTCGTTCTCCTGTGGAGACGATTGCAAGGGCCCTGGTGGTGGGCACCCCTAACGCGTGCATGGCCTCACTGACAATGTACTCACGGATTACAGGCCCCAGAGGCGACTTGCCGTCTCCGCCCCGGGAAAACCGTGTTCTGCCGGAACCTTTGAGTTGAACATCAACGCGTTTACCGTCCGGGGTGATCTTTTCTCCGAGCAGAATGGCCCGGCCATCGCCAAGCTGGGGCACAAATCTGCCAAACTGATGCCCGGCATATGCCATGGCAACAGGTGTGGAATCTGCAAAAACAAGATTTCCTGCCAGACAATCTGTCAGTTCCGGCGTCTCTTGAGTAAAATTAAACCCCAGTTCACGGCCCAGTTTCCAGTTGTATTTTTGCAACACAGGGTCGTGTACGGTTTCGGGCGTAATGGGTTCATAAAATTTTTTCGGAAGCATTGCAAAACTGTTTTTAAATCCCGCGTTAAGGGTTGACACTGAAGGTGCTTTTTCCATGTATGCGCTCCTTGTTTGGC
Encoded here:
- a CDS encoding protein adenylyltransferase SelO; the encoded protein is MEKAPSVSTLNAGFKNSFAMLPKKFYEPITPETVHDPVLQKYNWKLGRELGFNFTQETPELTDCLAGNLVFADSTPVAMAYAGHQFGRFVPQLGDGRAILLGEKITPDGKRVDVQLKGSGRTRFSRGGDGKSPLGPVIREYIVSEAMHALGVPTTRALAIVSTGERILREDGIHPGGVMTRVASGFVRVGSFEYFAARGDEAAIGELADYVIARHYPEILETKDRYRQFFSSVATRQARLVAKWMQLGFIHGVMNTDNTSISGETIDYGPCAFMDYYDPNMVFSSIDTMGRYRYANQGAIMKWNLHALGISLQALLGNTEEEAMDVIDATLTAFEQEFLHAQKVGLLKKIGIEKPGDQDFSLLGELLALMQSQKTDFTLTFRYLADQIREGSTMTPQFQKLFKAPDAISAWLESWRKRLAEENRPDVIQAKMNRINPLFIPRNHRIHKAIEDAEARDDFSQVHLLTALYENPFTEQPKFTDYAQAPADEKRVTRTFCGT